A window of Xylophilus sp. GW821-FHT01B05 contains these coding sequences:
- a CDS encoding LysR family transcriptional regulator, with the protein MAHLSPPTVTALPFRLKFRQLVLLDALGDSQSLRKAAAQTHLTQPAATRAMAELESAFGVQLFERSHAGMAPTVYGSALIQHARRVLFDVQQAHADIQALRSGSHGLVRVGSLLPPTTSLLPTAIGEVKRRFPSMRISLEQLSQKPLVERVREGSLDIALCRLVTDADEAKGLDQAVLFEDEYVLVAGRNHRCARMKSLRLSELVDEPWVLPHANGLFYAHVQALFLAQAGRMPANTVESSTPLAANLLLVEQYGFLNFMQKTIALNYAKRGQLRILPISLGSPLGPHVVAVRGNTSMAPAVTVVLQALRKAAEGDGEAQVVAAAAA; encoded by the coding sequence ATGGCCCACCTGTCTCCCCCCACGGTTACCGCCCTGCCGTTCCGGCTGAAGTTCCGGCAACTGGTGCTGCTGGACGCGCTGGGTGATTCGCAGTCGCTGCGCAAGGCCGCCGCGCAAACCCACCTGACCCAGCCCGCGGCCACGCGCGCCATGGCAGAGCTGGAATCGGCCTTTGGCGTGCAGTTGTTCGAGCGCTCGCATGCAGGCATGGCGCCCACGGTCTATGGCAGTGCGTTGATCCAGCACGCGCGGCGCGTGCTGTTTGACGTGCAGCAGGCCCATGCCGATATCCAGGCGCTGCGCTCAGGCTCGCACGGGCTGGTGCGGGTCGGTTCGCTGCTGCCGCCCACCACCAGCCTGTTGCCCACGGCCATAGGCGAGGTCAAGCGCCGGTTTCCCAGCATGCGCATATCGCTGGAGCAGCTGTCGCAGAAGCCGCTGGTCGAGCGCGTGCGTGAAGGCAGCCTGGACATCGCGCTGTGCCGGCTGGTGACCGATGCCGACGAGGCCAAGGGCCTGGACCAGGCCGTGCTGTTCGAAGACGAATACGTGCTGGTGGCCGGCCGCAACCACCGCTGCGCGCGCATGAAGTCGCTGCGCCTGTCCGAGCTGGTGGACGAACCCTGGGTGCTGCCGCACGCCAACGGCCTGTTCTACGCCCACGTGCAGGCGCTGTTTCTGGCCCAGGCCGGACGCATGCCGGCCAACACCGTCGAGTCCTCCACGCCGCTGGCCGCCAACCTGCTGCTGGTGGAGCAGTACGGCTTTCTCAACTTCATGCAGAAGACCATTGCGCTGAACTACGCCAAACGCGGGCAACTGCGCATCCTGCCCATCTCCCTGGGCAGCCCGCTGGGCCCGCACGTGGTGGCCGTGCGCGGCAACACCAGCATGGCGCCGGCCGTAACGGTGGTGTTGCAGGCCTTGCGCAAGGCTGCAGAGGGGGATGGGGAGGCGCAGGTGGTGGCGGCTGCCGCTGCTTGA
- a CDS encoding ABC transporter permease, with the protein MRQPSRVQARLRRIALQAVPTVFGIVILNFCLLQLVPGDAADVLAAEAGSATAESMAQLRARFGLDQSLFTQLYHYLDNLVHFSLGYSSRYQTPVADLILSRLPNTLVLMLAALGIAFVVGMLGGVLMSVWAGKWPDHVLSVAVLLLYSMPGFWVGLMAVVVFSVHLGWFPSGGSFTVGADLHGLAWWRDRLAHLVLPALALSTVFVAIYARLTRAAMLEVSLQDFVRTAAAKGLSPLVVQLRHVLRNALIPITTVAGLHLGNLLGGSVVVETVFGWPGMGSLALEAVLARDYQVLLGVLLLGSCVVIVANVLIDLLHAWIDPRIEAA; encoded by the coding sequence ATGCGCCAGCCCTCACGTGTCCAAGCCCGCCTGCGCCGCATCGCGCTGCAAGCGGTGCCGACCGTGTTCGGCATCGTGATCCTGAACTTCTGCCTGCTGCAGTTGGTGCCGGGCGATGCGGCCGATGTGCTGGCGGCCGAGGCCGGCTCGGCCACGGCCGAGAGCATGGCGCAGCTGCGCGCCCGCTTCGGGCTGGACCAGAGCCTGTTCACGCAGCTGTATCACTACCTCGACAACCTGGTTCATTTCAGCCTGGGCTATTCATCGCGCTACCAGACGCCGGTGGCCGACCTGATCCTGTCGCGGCTGCCGAACACGCTGGTGCTGATGCTGGCCGCGCTGGGCATTGCCTTTGTGGTCGGCATGCTGGGCGGGGTGCTGATGTCGGTGTGGGCCGGCAAGTGGCCCGACCATGTGCTGTCGGTGGCGGTACTGCTGCTGTATTCCATGCCGGGCTTCTGGGTGGGGCTGATGGCGGTGGTGGTGTTCTCGGTGCACCTGGGCTGGTTCCCCAGTGGCGGCAGCTTCACTGTGGGCGCTGATCTGCACGGGCTGGCCTGGTGGCGCGACCGGCTGGCGCATCTGGTGCTGCCGGCGCTGGCCTTGTCCACCGTCTTCGTGGCCATCTATGCACGGCTGACGCGCGCCGCCATGCTCGAAGTCAGCCTCCAGGACTTCGTGCGCACGGCCGCAGCCAAGGGCCTGTCGCCGCTGGTGGTGCAGCTGCGCCACGTGCTGCGCAATGCGCTGATCCCCATCACCACCGTGGCCGGCCTGCACCTGGGCAACCTGCTGGGCGGCTCGGTGGTGGTGGAGACGGTGTTTGGCTGGCCCGGCATGGGCAGCCTGGCGCTGGAGGCCGTGCTGGCGCGCGACTACCAGGTGCTGCTGGGCGTGCTGCTGCTGGGCTCGTGCGTGGTGATCGTGGCCAATGTGCTGATCGATCTACTGCACGCCTGGATTGATCCCCGCATCGAGGCCGCATAG
- a CDS encoding LysR substrate-binding domain-containing protein: MAHLSPPTLATLPFRLKFRQLVLLDALGDSQSLRKAAAQTHLTQPAATRAMAELESAFGVQLFERSHAGMAPTVYGSALIQHARRVLFDVQQAHAEIQALRSGSHGLVRVGSLLPPAAGLLPMAIGEVKRQFPRMRISLEQLPQRPLVERVREGSLDIALCRRVSSEEDAQGLEQAVLFEEDYVLVASPGHRCAGAATLHLSELMDEPWVLPHASGLFYAHVQGLFLAQVGRLPTNTVESSTPLSANLMLVEQYGFLNFMQKTIAQHYEQRGQLSILPVSITNPLGPHVIAVRSNSSMAPAVATMVQALRVAAGCGEEALAA; encoded by the coding sequence ATGGCCCATTTGTCTCCTCCCACGCTTGCCACCCTGCCGTTCCGGCTGAAGTTCCGCCAACTGGTGCTGCTCGATGCGCTGGGCGATTCGCAGTCGCTGCGCAAGGCCGCAGCACAAACCCACCTGACCCAGCCCGCGGCCACGCGCGCCATGGCCGAGCTGGAATCCGCCTTTGGCGTGCAGCTATTCGAGCGCTCGCATGCAGGCATGGCGCCCACGGTCTACGGCAGTGCGCTGATCCAGCATGCGCGGCGCGTGCTGTTTGACGTGCAGCAGGCCCATGCAGAGATCCAGGCGCTGCGATCAGGCTCGCACGGACTGGTGCGGGTCGGCTCGCTGCTGCCGCCAGCGGCTGGTTTGTTGCCCATGGCCATTGGTGAGGTCAAGCGCCAATTCCCGCGCATGCGCATCTCGCTGGAGCAGTTGCCGCAGCGGCCACTGGTCGAGCGCGTGCGCGAGGGCAGCCTCGACATCGCGCTGTGCCGCAGGGTGTCGTCCGAAGAAGACGCGCAGGGGCTGGAGCAGGCCGTGCTGTTCGAGGAAGACTACGTGCTGGTCGCCAGCCCCGGCCACCGCTGCGCGGGTGCGGCAACGCTGCACTTGTCAGAGCTGATGGACGAGCCCTGGGTGCTGCCGCATGCCAGCGGCCTGTTCTACGCGCATGTGCAGGGCCTGTTCCTGGCGCAGGTGGGGCGCTTGCCGACCAATACGGTGGAGTCGTCCACGCCGCTGTCGGCCAACCTGATGCTGGTGGAGCAGTACGGCTTTCTCAACTTCATGCAGAAGACCATCGCGCAGCACTACGAGCAGCGCGGCCAACTGAGCATTCTCCCCGTCTCCATCACCAACCCCCTGGGCCCGCACGTGATAGCGGTGCGCAGCAACAGCAGCATGGCGCCGGCGGTGGCCACCATGGTGCAGGCGCTGCGGGTGGCGGCGGGCTGCGGCGAGGAGGCGCTGGCCGCCTGA